One Paraburkholderia aromaticivorans genomic region harbors:
- the xseA gene encoding exodeoxyribonuclease VII large subunit: MNPESPFSSSTTPGGEVVVPVSALNRAIGTMLERSFPLVWVAGEVSNFTRAASGHWYFSIKDAQAQMRCVMFRGRAQYAEFTPREGDRIEVRALVTMYEPRGELQLNVEAVRRTGQGRLYEAFLRLKAQLEAEGLFAAERKRALPSHPRAIGVVTSLQAAALRDVLTTLSRRAPHIPVIVYPAPVQGVGVSSKLAAMVDAANARREVDVLIVCRGGGSIEDLWAFNEEVLARAIAESAIPVVSGVGHETDFTIADFAADVRAPTPTGAAELVSPQRVLLLRELDHRHATLARGFGRMMERRAQQLDWLARRLVSPAERLARQRTHLQQLSVRLASAGARPVRDARARFSLLQMRWQRWRPDLAGHQAKLGNLSQRLDAALLRQHERQTARIDTLAARLEVLSPQRTLERGYAAVLDAQSGRAVRAPSSLKPGRRLTVHLAEGAADIALADVQPRLTDGF, from the coding sequence ATGAATCCCGAAAGCCCTTTTTCCTCGTCGACGACGCCCGGCGGTGAGGTCGTCGTTCCCGTTTCGGCGCTCAATCGCGCAATCGGCACGATGCTCGAACGTTCGTTTCCTCTCGTCTGGGTCGCCGGCGAAGTGTCGAACTTCACGCGCGCCGCGAGCGGCCATTGGTATTTCTCGATCAAAGACGCGCAGGCGCAGATGCGCTGCGTGATGTTCCGCGGGCGGGCGCAATACGCCGAATTCACGCCGCGCGAAGGCGACCGTATCGAAGTGCGCGCGCTGGTGACGATGTACGAGCCGCGCGGCGAACTGCAACTGAATGTGGAAGCGGTGCGGCGCACCGGGCAGGGGCGTCTCTACGAAGCGTTCCTCCGGCTGAAAGCGCAGCTTGAAGCCGAGGGTCTCTTTGCCGCCGAACGTAAACGCGCGTTGCCGTCGCATCCGCGGGCGATCGGCGTCGTCACATCGTTGCAGGCCGCGGCGTTGCGCGACGTGCTGACCACGCTATCGCGGCGCGCGCCGCACATTCCGGTGATCGTCTATCCGGCGCCGGTGCAGGGCGTGGGCGTGAGCAGCAAGCTCGCCGCGATGGTCGACGCCGCCAACGCGCGGCGCGAGGTCGACGTGCTGATCGTCTGTCGTGGCGGCGGCTCGATCGAAGACCTGTGGGCGTTCAACGAAGAAGTGCTGGCGCGCGCGATCGCGGAAAGCGCGATTCCCGTGGTCAGCGGCGTGGGCCACGAAACCGATTTCACGATCGCCGATTTCGCTGCGGACGTACGCGCGCCGACACCGACCGGCGCCGCCGAACTCGTCAGCCCGCAGCGCGTGCTGCTGTTGCGCGAACTCGACCACCGTCACGCGACACTCGCGCGCGGCTTCGGCCGCATGATGGAGCGGCGCGCCCAGCAACTCGATTGGCTCGCGCGCCGGCTGGTGTCGCCGGCCGAGCGGCTCGCGCGGCAACGCACGCACTTGCAGCAATTGAGCGTGCGGCTCGCGTCGGCAGGCGCGCGTCCGGTGCGTGACGCGCGAGCGCGGTTTTCGCTGCTACAGATGCGCTGGCAGCGCTGGCGTCCGGATCTCGCGGGGCATCAGGCGAAACTCGGTAATCTTTCGCAACGTCTGGACGCGGCTTTGTTACGTCAGCATGAACGTCAGACCGCGCGCATCGACACGCTCGCCGCGCGTCTCGAAGTGCTGAGTCCGCAGCGTACGCTGGAGCGTGGTTACGCTGCCGTGCTCGATGCGCAGAGCGGGCGAGCGGTGCGCGCGCCGTCGTCGTTGAAGCCGGGGCGGCGCCTCACGGTGCATCTCGCGGAAGGCGCCGCGGACATCGCGCTGGCCGATGTGCAACCGCGCCTGACCGACGGTTTCTGA
- the lpxK gene encoding tetraacyldisaccharide 4'-kinase: MSDVTHRLEARLAREWQQRGPLAWALSPLACVFGAISAARRAAFSFGWLKSVRIGVPVVVVGNVTVGGTGKTPTVIALVEALRAAGFKPGVVSRGYGARVKSPTRVTPTSAASVGGDEPLLIARRTGAPVWVSPDRVAAAQALCAAHREVDVIVSDDGLQHYRLKRDAELVVFDHRLGGNGFLLPAGPLREPLSRRRDATLINDPYARTLPAWPNTFALQLAPADAWHLDNPALRRPLAQFSGDRVLAAAGIGAPERFFATLRAAGLTPATRALPDHYAFKRNPFTDVDADAILITEKDAVKLGSWHDARIWVVPVEAALDHRLIALVVEKVRGRSPA, translated from the coding sequence ATGAGCGACGTCACCCACCGTCTCGAGGCACGCCTCGCGCGCGAATGGCAGCAGCGCGGCCCGCTCGCCTGGGCACTGTCGCCGCTCGCCTGCGTGTTCGGCGCAATTTCCGCCGCGCGCCGCGCCGCCTTTTCGTTCGGCTGGTTGAAATCGGTGCGCATCGGCGTGCCCGTGGTGGTGGTCGGTAATGTGACCGTCGGTGGCACCGGCAAGACGCCGACCGTGATCGCGCTGGTCGAGGCGTTACGCGCCGCGGGCTTCAAACCCGGCGTGGTGTCGCGCGGCTACGGCGCGCGCGTGAAATCGCCGACGCGGGTCACGCCGACGTCGGCGGCAAGTGTCGGCGGCGACGAGCCGCTCCTGATCGCGCGCCGCACCGGCGCGCCGGTGTGGGTCTCTCCGGATCGCGTGGCGGCCGCGCAGGCGCTGTGCGCCGCGCACCGCGAAGTCGACGTGATCGTGAGCGACGACGGTTTGCAGCATTACCGGCTCAAACGCGACGCCGAACTCGTCGTGTTCGATCACCGGCTCGGCGGCAACGGTTTCCTGCTGCCGGCCGGACCGCTGCGCGAGCCGCTGTCGCGCCGCCGCGACGCGACGCTCATCAACGATCCTTACGCGCGCACGCTGCCGGCGTGGCCGAATACCTTTGCGCTGCAACTCGCGCCCGCCGACGCGTGGCATCTGGACAATCCCGCGTTGCGCCGTCCGCTCGCGCAATTCAGCGGCGATCGCGTGCTGGCCGCGGCCGGCATCGGCGCGCCGGAGCGCTTTTTCGCCACGTTGCGCGCCGCCGGTCTCACACCCGCCACGCGCGCGCTGCCGGATCACTACGCGTTCAAGCGCAATCCGTTTACCGACGTGGACGCCGACGCCATCCTGATAACGGAAAAGGATGCGGTAAAATTAGGGTCCTGGCACGATGCGCGCATCTGGGTTGTCCCGGTCGAAGCCGCGCTCGATCATCGCCTCATTGCATTAGTTGTGGAGAAAGTCCGTGGACGCTCGCCTGCTTGA
- a CDS encoding Trm112 family protein, with amino-acid sequence MDARLLEILVCPMCKGPLSYDRAAQELICNADKLAYPIRDGIPVMLVDEARQTVEGTPVDLNPGSVA; translated from the coding sequence GTGGACGCTCGCCTGCTTGAAATTCTCGTCTGCCCGATGTGCAAGGGCCCGCTCAGCTACGACCGTGCCGCGCAGGAGCTGATCTGCAACGCGGACAAGCTGGCGTATCCGATCCGCGACGGCATCCCCGTCATGCTGGTCGACGAAGCGCGGCAGACGGTGGAAGGCACGCCGGTGGATCTGAATCCGGGCTCCGTGGCCTGA
- the kdsB gene encoding 3-deoxy-manno-octulosonate cytidylyltransferase, producing MTHANTTTPPFIAVVPARLASTRLPNKPLADIGGKPMVVRVAERARESGAQQVLVASDAQAVLDAARDHGFEAVLTRADHPSGTDRLAEVAAQFGWSDDTIVVNVQGDEPLIDPALVCGVASHLAANNGCAIATAAHPITDPAEIFNPNVVKVVLDARGVALYFSRAPIPWARDAYQPHWPNVASMPAPPAPAVVHRHIGLYAYRAQFLRTYPSLAISPIEQVEALEQLRAMWHGERIAVLVTHDVPLPGVDTPADLARVQALFGS from the coding sequence ATGACCCACGCCAACACCACCACTCCCCCGTTCATCGCCGTCGTGCCGGCCCGGCTCGCCTCGACGCGTCTGCCCAACAAGCCGCTCGCCGATATCGGCGGCAAGCCGATGGTGGTGCGGGTTGCCGAACGCGCGCGCGAATCGGGCGCGCAGCAGGTGCTGGTCGCCTCGGACGCGCAAGCGGTGCTCGACGCCGCCCGCGATCACGGCTTCGAAGCGGTGTTGACGCGCGCGGACCATCCGTCCGGCACGGACCGTCTCGCGGAAGTCGCGGCGCAATTCGGCTGGAGCGACGACACGATCGTGGTCAACGTGCAGGGCGACGAACCGCTGATCGATCCGGCGCTCGTGTGCGGCGTTGCGTCGCACCTTGCGGCGAACAATGGCTGCGCGATCGCCACCGCCGCGCATCCGATCACCGACCCCGCTGAAATTTTCAACCCGAACGTCGTCAAGGTCGTGCTTGACGCGCGCGGCGTCGCGCTGTACTTCTCGCGCGCGCCGATTCCCTGGGCACGCGACGCCTACCAGCCGCACTGGCCCAATGTCGCGTCGATGCCCGCGCCGCCCGCGCCCGCGGTGGTCCATCGGCATATCGGCCTGTATGCGTATCGCGCGCAATTTTTGCGCACGTATCCCAGCCTCGCGATCTCGCCGATCGAACAGGTCGAAGCGCTCGAACAATTGCGCGCGATGTGGCACGGCGAACGCATCGCGGTGCTCGTCACGCACGACGTGCCGCTGCCCGGTGTCGACACGCCCGCCGATCTCGCGCGCGTGCAGGCTTTATTCGGGTCTTGA
- the adk gene encoding adenylate kinase yields MRLILLGAPGAGKGTQANFIKEKFGIPQISTGDMLRAAVKAGTPLGLEAKRFMDAGELVTDELIINLVKERLLQPDCANGYLFDGFPRTIPQAEAMKQAGVPIDYVLEIDVPFDEIIVRMSGRRSHAASGRTYHVKFNPPKVEGVDDVTGEPLIQRDDDKEETVKKRLEVYEAQTKPLIEYYNTWAKNGDSSTPLHAPQYRRISGLGSVDEIRDRAFEALK; encoded by the coding sequence ATGCGTTTGATCCTTTTGGGCGCACCCGGCGCGGGTAAGGGCACTCAGGCAAACTTCATCAAGGAAAAATTCGGCATTCCGCAGATTTCCACCGGCGACATGCTGCGCGCGGCCGTCAAGGCCGGCACGCCGCTCGGCCTCGAAGCGAAGCGCTTCATGGATGCCGGCGAGCTGGTCACGGACGAACTGATCATCAACCTGGTGAAAGAGCGTCTGCTGCAGCCGGACTGCGCGAACGGCTATCTGTTCGACGGTTTTCCGCGCACCATTCCGCAAGCTGAAGCTATGAAGCAGGCCGGCGTCCCGATCGATTACGTGCTGGAAATCGACGTGCCGTTCGACGAGATCATCGTGCGCATGAGCGGCCGCCGCTCGCACGCCGCGTCGGGCCGCACGTATCACGTCAAGTTCAATCCGCCGAAGGTCGAAGGCGTGGACGACGTGACCGGCGAACCGCTGATCCAGCGCGACGACGACAAGGAAGAAACGGTCAAGAAGCGTCTGGAAGTGTACGAGGCGCAAACCAAGCCGCTGATCGAGTACTACAACACCTGGGCGAAGAACGGCGATTCGTCGACCCCGTTGCACGCGCCGCAGTATCGGCGCATTTCGGGCCTCGGCAGCGTCGACGAAATTCGTGACCGCGCGTTCGAGGCGTTGAAGTAA
- a CDS encoding 3-hydroxyacyl-CoA dehydrogenase, giving the protein MEIRDNVFLITGGASGLGAATARLFVENGGKVVLADLNVDAGEALAKELGGVFVKCDVSREDDATQAVEAATKLGTLRGLVNCAGVAPAVKTVGKDGPHPLDSFARTVSINLIGTFNMIRLAAAAMSKNEPNANGERGVIINTASVAAYDGQIGQAAYAASKAGVVGMTLPIARDLSRNAIRVMTIAPGIFETPMLLGMPQEVQDALGAMVPFPPRLGKPAEYAMLAKQIFDNPMLNGEVIRLDGAIRMQPK; this is encoded by the coding sequence ATGGAGATTCGTGACAACGTTTTCCTGATCACCGGCGGTGCATCGGGTCTGGGCGCAGCCACGGCGCGCCTGTTCGTCGAAAACGGCGGCAAAGTGGTGCTCGCCGACCTGAATGTGGATGCCGGCGAGGCGCTCGCGAAAGAACTCGGCGGTGTGTTCGTCAAATGCGATGTGAGCCGCGAAGACGACGCCACTCAGGCCGTCGAAGCCGCCACCAAGCTCGGCACGCTGCGCGGCCTCGTCAATTGCGCGGGCGTCGCGCCGGCCGTCAAAACGGTCGGCAAGGACGGCCCTCATCCGCTCGACTCGTTCGCGCGCACCGTCTCGATCAATCTGATCGGCACCTTCAACATGATCCGGCTCGCCGCCGCGGCTATGTCGAAGAACGAACCGAACGCGAATGGCGAGCGCGGCGTGATCATCAACACGGCGTCGGTGGCCGCGTATGACGGCCAGATCGGCCAGGCGGCCTACGCGGCGTCCAAGGCCGGCGTGGTCGGCATGACGCTGCCTATCGCACGCGACCTGTCGCGCAACGCGATCCGCGTGATGACGATCGCACCGGGCATTTTCGAAACGCCCATGCTGCTCGGCATGCCGCAGGAAGTGCAGGACGCTCTCGGCGCGATGGTGCCGTTCCCGCCGCGTCTCGGCAAACCGGCCGAGTACGCGATGCTGGCCAAGCAGATCTTCGACAATCCGATGCTCAACGGCGAAGTGATTCGTCTGGACGGCGCGATTCGGATGCAGCCGAAGTAA
- a CDS encoding SirB1 family protein gives MTRVLDYFSTLVAEDDSLPLTEAALSLAQDAYPDLDLQGTLAEIDELVVRLQRRMPDDADIKQKVGILNRFFFRELGFASNLNDYYDPDNSHLNAVLKRRRGIPISLAVLYLEMAEQIGVPARGVSFPGHFLLRVTTPDGDVMLDPTSGHSLSESEMVEMLEPYVASAGESVSRALRMLLQPATRREIIARMLRNLKSTYLQTERWQRLLAVQQRLVILLPESIEEVRDRGFAYARLDYLRPALEDLERYLGDRPDAEDATVVESQLQELRQRTQHDDRE, from the coding sequence ATGACGCGAGTTCTCGACTATTTCAGCACGCTCGTCGCCGAAGACGACAGTCTTCCACTGACCGAGGCGGCGCTGTCGCTCGCGCAGGACGCCTATCCCGATCTCGATCTGCAAGGCACGCTCGCCGAGATCGACGAGTTGGTGGTGCGCTTGCAGCGGCGCATGCCGGACGACGCCGACATCAAGCAGAAGGTCGGCATCCTGAACCGGTTCTTCTTTCGCGAACTGGGTTTCGCCAGCAATCTCAACGATTATTACGACCCCGACAACAGCCATCTGAACGCGGTGCTCAAGCGTCGCCGCGGCATTCCGATTTCGCTGGCGGTGCTGTATCTGGAAATGGCCGAACAGATCGGCGTCCCTGCGCGCGGCGTGTCGTTTCCCGGTCACTTTCTGTTGCGCGTCACGACGCCCGACGGCGACGTCATGCTTGATCCGACCAGCGGCCACTCGCTGTCCGAATCGGAGATGGTGGAAATGCTGGAGCCGTATGTGGCGTCGGCGGGCGAATCGGTGAGCAGGGCGCTGCGCATGCTGCTGCAGCCGGCCACGCGCCGCGAGATCATCGCGCGTATGCTGCGCAATCTGAAGTCCACGTATCTTCAGACGGAACGCTGGCAGCGTTTGTTGGCGGTGCAGCAGCGTCTCGTGATCCTGCTGCCTGAAAGTATCGAGGAAGTGCGCGATCGCGGCTTCGCTTATGCGCGGCTCGATTATCTGCGGCCCGCGCTCGAGGACCTCGAGCGTTATCTCGGCGACCGGCCGGATGCCGAGGACGCGACCGTGGTGGAATCGCAACTGCAAGAACTGCGTCAGCGCACCCAGCATGACGACCGCGAGTAA
- the murJ gene encoding murein biosynthesis integral membrane protein MurJ, with translation MNLFRALLTVSGFTLLSRVTGLARETLIARAFGASQYTDAFYVAFRIPNLLRRISAEGAFSQAFVPILAEFKNQQGHDATKALVDATSTVLAWALAVLSLIGVVGASGVVFIVASGLAHEGQAYALAVTMTRIMFPYIIFISLTSLASGVLNTYKNFSLPAFAPVLLNLAFIVAAVFVAPRLQTPVYALAWAVIAGGVLQFLVQLPGLKKIDMIPRIGLDPVKALAHRGVKRVLSKMVPAMFAVSVAQISLIINTNIASRIGPGAVSWINYADRLMEFPTALLGVALGTILLPSLSKAHVDADPHEYSSLLDWGLRVTFLLAAPSAVALFFFAQPLTATLFHYGKFDGNSVVMVARALSAYGVGLIGLILIKILAPGFYAKQDIKTPVKIGVGVLILTQLSNYLFVPIFAHAGLTLSVGLGACGNALLLFLGLRKRGIYTPSSGWLKFFVQLFGACLVLAGTMHWLAISFDWIGMHSRPVDRMVLLAACLVLFAALYFGMLWLMGFKYAYFKRRVK, from the coding sequence ATGAATCTATTCCGAGCCCTGCTGACGGTCAGCGGCTTCACGCTGCTGTCGCGCGTGACCGGACTGGCCCGCGAAACGCTGATCGCACGCGCGTTTGGTGCCAGTCAATACACTGACGCGTTTTACGTCGCCTTCCGCATTCCGAACCTGCTGCGCCGTATCTCCGCCGAAGGCGCGTTCTCGCAGGCCTTCGTGCCGATCCTCGCGGAGTTCAAGAACCAGCAAGGTCACGACGCCACCAAAGCGCTGGTCGACGCCACGTCGACGGTGCTCGCCTGGGCGCTCGCGGTCCTCTCGCTGATCGGGGTCGTAGGCGCGTCGGGCGTGGTGTTCATCGTCGCCTCGGGTCTCGCGCACGAAGGTCAGGCGTACGCCCTCGCGGTCACCATGACGCGCATCATGTTCCCGTACATCATTTTCATTTCCCTGACATCGCTGGCGTCGGGCGTGCTGAATACGTACAAGAACTTTTCGCTGCCCGCGTTCGCGCCGGTTCTGCTGAACCTCGCGTTCATCGTCGCCGCGGTGTTCGTCGCGCCGCGTCTGCAAACGCCGGTCTACGCGCTTGCGTGGGCGGTGATCGCCGGCGGCGTGCTGCAATTCCTCGTGCAGCTGCCGGGTCTGAAGAAGATCGACATGATTCCGCGCATCGGATTGGACCCGGTGAAGGCGCTCGCGCATCGCGGCGTCAAGCGCGTGCTGTCCAAGATGGTGCCCGCAATGTTCGCCGTCTCGGTCGCGCAGATCAGCCTGATCATCAACACGAATATCGCGTCGCGCATCGGGCCGGGCGCGGTGTCGTGGATCAACTACGCCGACCGGCTGATGGAGTTTCCGACCGCGCTGCTGGGCGTCGCGCTGGGCACGATCCTGCTGCCTAGTCTCTCCAAGGCGCACGTCGACGCCGACCCGCACGAGTATTCGTCGCTGCTCGACTGGGGCTTGCGCGTGACCTTCCTGCTGGCCGCGCCGAGCGCCGTCGCGCTGTTTTTCTTCGCGCAGCCGCTGACCGCCACGCTGTTCCACTACGGCAAGTTCGACGGCAATTCCGTGGTTATGGTCGCCCGCGCGCTGTCGGCGTACGGCGTCGGCCTGATCGGCCTGATTCTCATCAAGATCCTCGCGCCGGGGTTCTACGCGAAGCAGGACATCAAGACGCCGGTGAAGATCGGTGTCGGCGTGCTGATCCTCACGCAGTTGAGCAACTATCTGTTCGTGCCGATTTTCGCGCATGCGGGTTTGACGCTGAGCGTCGGGCTCGGCGCTTGCGGTAATGCGCTGCTGCTGTTTCTCGGTCTGCGCAAGCGTGGCATCTATACGCCGTCGAGCGGCTGGCTCAAATTCTTCGTGCAGTTGTTCGGCGCCTGTCTGGTGCTGGCCGGCACGATGCATTGGCTGGCCATCAGCTTCGACTGGATCGGCATGCACAGCCGCCCGGTCGACCGCATGGTGTTGCTCGCAGCGTGCCTCGTGCTGTTCGCCGCGCTATATTTCGGTATGCTTTGGCTGATGGGCTTCAAGTACGCGTATTTCAAAAGGCGAGTGAAGTGA
- the rpsT gene encoding 30S ribosomal protein S20 has product MANSAQARKRARQAAKANSHNSALRSKFRTAIKAVRKAIDAGDKAKAAEIFQASSKTIDIIADKKIVHKNKAARHKSRLAAAIKGLQASAAQ; this is encoded by the coding sequence ATGGCTAACTCCGCACAAGCACGCAAGCGCGCCCGCCAGGCCGCCAAGGCAAACTCGCACAACTCGGCACTGCGCTCGAAGTTCCGCACGGCTATCAAGGCTGTCCGCAAGGCGATCGACGCCGGCGACAAGGCTAAGGCCGCTGAAATCTTCCAGGCATCGTCGAAGACCATCGACATCATCGCCGACAAGAAAATCGTTCACAAGAACAAGGCAGCTCGCCATAAGAGCCGTCTCGCTGCAGCCATCAAGGGTCTGCAAGCGTCCGCAGCGCAGTAA
- a CDS encoding DUF3579 domain-containing protein encodes MAEAAPTEYFIQGITSTGKKFRPSDWSERLAGVMACFGPGARKGPNAYLQYSVYVRPTMIGDLKCVILDSRLRDIEPMAFDFVLNFAKDNDLVVTEACELQLEHATPQEKRHVI; translated from the coding sequence ATGGCCGAAGCAGCTCCAACCGAATATTTCATTCAGGGCATCACGTCGACGGGAAAAAAGTTTCGGCCGAGCGACTGGTCGGAGCGTCTCGCAGGCGTCATGGCCTGCTTCGGCCCCGGCGCAAGGAAGGGGCCGAACGCTTATTTGCAGTACTCGGTGTATGTCCGGCCGACCATGATTGGCGACCTCAAATGCGTGATTCTCGATTCGCGTTTGCGCGACATCGAACCGATGGCTTTCGACTTCGTCCTCAACTTCGCTAAAGACAACGACCTCGTCGTGACGGAGGCGTGCGAGTTGCAACTCGAGCACGCCACGCCGCAAGAGAAACGGCACGTGATCTAG
- the argF gene encoding ornithine carbamoyltransferase: MTAKKIRHYLQFKDFSLEDYEYVLERARILKRKFKNYETYHPLHDRTLAMIFEKNSTRTRLSFEAGIFQLGGHAVFMSTRDTQLGRGEPIEDAAQVISRMVDIIMIRTFGQDILQRFSENSRVPVINGLTNEYHPCQVLADIFTYFEHRGPIRGKTVAWVGDANNMLYTWIEAAQILGFKLRLSTPPGYKLDRSMVAAESAPFYEEFDDPNDACIGADLVTTDVWTSMGFEAENEARKKAFADWCVDADMMARANADALFMHCLPAHRGEEVSAEVIDGPQSVVWDEAENRLHVQKALMEYLLLGKLNH, encoded by the coding sequence ATGACCGCCAAGAAAATTCGCCACTACCTGCAGTTCAAGGATTTCTCGCTGGAAGACTACGAGTACGTGCTGGAACGCGCGCGTATTCTGAAACGCAAATTCAAGAACTACGAGACCTACCATCCGCTGCACGATCGCACGCTGGCGATGATCTTCGAAAAAAATTCGACACGCACGCGCCTGTCGTTCGAAGCCGGCATCTTCCAGTTGGGCGGCCACGCCGTTTTCATGAGCACGCGTGACACGCAGCTCGGCCGCGGCGAACCGATTGAAGACGCCGCGCAAGTGATCTCGCGCATGGTCGACATCATCATGATCCGCACGTTCGGCCAGGACATTCTCCAGCGCTTTTCCGAGAATTCGCGCGTGCCGGTGATCAACGGGCTGACCAACGAATATCACCCGTGCCAGGTTCTGGCGGACATCTTCACGTACTTCGAGCATCGCGGCCCGATTCGCGGCAAGACGGTCGCGTGGGTCGGCGACGCCAACAACATGCTGTACACGTGGATCGAAGCCGCGCAGATTCTTGGCTTCAAGCTGCGTCTGTCCACGCCGCCGGGCTACAAGCTCGACCGTTCCATGGTCGCCGCCGAAAGCGCGCCGTTCTACGAAGAATTCGACGATCCGAACGACGCCTGCATCGGCGCCGACCTCGTGACCACCGATGTCTGGACCAGCATGGGCTTCGAAGCCGAAAACGAAGCGCGCAAGAAAGCCTTCGCCGACTGGTGCGTCGACGCCGACATGATGGCGCGCGCCAATGCGGACGCGCTCTTTATGCACTGCTTGCCCGCCCACCGCGGCGAGGAAGTCAGCGCGGAGGTGATCGACGGCCCGCAAAGCGTCGTGTGGGACGAGGCGGAAAATCGTCTGCACGTGCAAAAGGCCTTGATGGAATACCTGCTGCTCGGCAAGCTGAATCACTGA
- a CDS encoding argininosuccinate synthase, translating to MSDIKKVVLAYSGGLDTSVILKWLQDNYDAEVVTFTADIGQGEELEPARKKAVQLGIKQDNIFIEDLREEFVRDFVFPMFRANTIYEGEYLLGTSIARPLIAKRQIEIARATGAQAVSHGATGKGNDQVRFELGYYALEPGIKVIAPWREWDLLSREKLLAYAEKAGIPIEMKHKQGGAPYSMDANLLHISFEGRHLEDPKAEAEADMWRWTVSPEQAPDQAEFLDIEYEHGDPVAINGKRLSAAEMLTELNRLGGKHGIGRLDLVENRYVGMKSRGCYETPGGTIMLKAHRGIESITLDREVAHLKDDLMARYASLIYNGYWWSPERRAIQVLIDHTQEKVNGWVRVKLYKGSVSVVARDSKETLFDKTIATFDDDGGAYNQADAGGFIKLNALRMRIAENARRQRD from the coding sequence ATGAGCGATATCAAGAAAGTCGTGCTCGCCTATTCGGGCGGCCTCGACACCTCCGTCATCCTGAAGTGGTTGCAGGACAATTACGACGCCGAAGTCGTCACGTTCACGGCCGACATCGGCCAGGGCGAAGAGTTGGAACCGGCGCGCAAGAAAGCCGTGCAACTCGGCATCAAGCAGGACAACATCTTTATTGAAGACCTGCGCGAAGAATTCGTGCGTGACTTCGTGTTCCCGATGTTCCGCGCCAACACGATCTATGAAGGCGAGTACCTGCTGGGCACGTCGATCGCGCGTCCGCTGATCGCCAAGCGCCAGATCGAAATTGCCCGCGCCACCGGCGCACAAGCGGTGTCGCACGGCGCAACCGGCAAGGGCAACGACCAGGTTCGCTTCGAACTCGGCTACTACGCGCTGGAACCGGGCATCAAGGTGATCGCACCGTGGCGTGAATGGGATCTGCTGTCGCGCGAAAAGCTGCTCGCATACGCGGAAAAGGCCGGCATTCCGATCGAAATGAAGCACAAGCAAGGCGGCGCGCCGTATTCGATGGACGCGAATCTGCTGCACATTTCGTTCGAAGGCCGTCACCTGGAAGACCCGAAAGCGGAAGCCGAAGCCGATATGTGGCGCTGGACCGTGTCGCCGGAACAGGCGCCGGACCAGGCTGAATTCCTCGACATCGAATACGAGCACGGCGATCCGGTCGCGATCAACGGCAAGCGTCTGTCGGCTGCGGAAATGCTCACCGAGCTGAACCGTCTGGGCGGCAAGCACGGCATCGGCCGTCTGGATCTGGTGGAAAACCGTTACGTCGGCATGAAGTCGCGTGGCTGCTATGAAACGCCGGGCGGCACGATCATGCTGAAGGCGCACCGCGGCATCGAGTCGATCACGCTCGACCGTGAAGTGGCTCACCTGAAAGACGATCTGATGGCTCGTTACGCGTCGCTGATTTATAACGGCTACTGGTGGAGCCCGGAGCGCCGCGCGATTCAGGTACTGATCGACCATACGCAAGAGAAGGTCAACGGCTGGGTGCGCGTGAAGCTGTACAAGGGCAGCGTGTCGGTGGTTGCGCGCGATTCGAAGGAAACGCTGTTCGACAAGACCATCGCCACGTTCGACGACGACGGCGGCGCCTACAACCAGGCCGACGCTGGCGGGTTCATCAAGCTGAACGCGCTGCGTATGCGGATCGCGGAGAATGCGCGTCGTCAGCGCGACTGA